The Candidatus Koribacter versatilis Ellin345 genome has a segment encoding these proteins:
- a CDS encoding LysR substrate-binding domain-containing protein, whose amino-acid sequence MELRHLRYFIAVAEEGSLTNAAERRLHTTQPSLSRQLRDLELEIGVKLLERKTRGVALTAAGRVFLDHARLALMQIEVACDAARGTERPEEKPKFVIGFLLGQEAIWLSESLRILREEARDVEITLMTKSSPELAVGLMQGKIDVALLRREVNTVGLAFRFLSKEPLIAILPTRHRLAGLRTVPPQDLARESFISTARAAPVLKSVIDHYAAKTGITLNEHYDAETLSGGMSLVASTGGFTLLPLYAQNALIPSVVARPLRGEIPTIGLMMGYNKSNTSPLLKRFLLRADQLVSRVSQGDAYPRTWKRGGRKPSV is encoded by the coding sequence ATGGAACTTCGTCATTTGCGTTATTTCATTGCCGTTGCCGAAGAGGGCAGCCTCACGAATGCCGCCGAGCGGCGGTTGCACACGACCCAGCCATCGTTAAGCCGGCAGCTTCGAGATCTCGAATTGGAGATCGGCGTAAAGCTGCTGGAGCGCAAGACACGAGGCGTTGCGCTCACTGCGGCGGGCCGGGTATTTCTCGATCACGCACGGCTGGCGTTGATGCAAATTGAAGTGGCATGCGACGCCGCACGGGGTACGGAACGGCCCGAGGAGAAGCCAAAGTTTGTCATTGGCTTTTTGCTGGGACAGGAAGCAATCTGGCTGTCAGAGTCGCTGCGCATTTTGCGGGAGGAGGCGCGAGACGTTGAGATTACGCTCATGACAAAGTCCTCCCCTGAGTTGGCAGTCGGGCTGATGCAAGGCAAGATCGACGTTGCCCTGCTGCGGCGTGAGGTGAACACCGTAGGCCTGGCTTTCAGATTCTTGAGTAAGGAACCTCTGATTGCGATACTACCTACGCGCCATCGCCTGGCCGGGCTCAGGACGGTGCCGCCGCAGGATCTCGCACGCGAGAGTTTCATCAGCACAGCGCGCGCCGCGCCCGTTCTCAAGTCCGTCATCGATCACTATGCGGCAAAGACTGGAATCACTCTGAACGAGCACTACGATGCCGAGACCTTGTCCGGCGGGATGTCGTTGGTGGCATCGACTGGCGGTTTCACACTTCTTCCACTCTATGCGCAAAATGCGCTGATCCCGTCAGTCGTTGCCCGTCCCTTGCGTGGCGAGATTCCGACCATCGGCCTGATGATGGGCTATAACAAGTCGAACACTTCTCCGTTGCTCAAGAGATTTCTTCTTCGCGCTGATCAATTAGTCAGCCGTGTTTCGCAGGGTGATGCTTACCCCCGCACCTGGAAAAGGGGTGGCCGCAAGCCGTCAGTCTAA
- a CDS encoding alpha/beta fold hydrolase — MSLQRKPTIVFCHGIWADGSCFSKVIPALQADGYEVIAVQYSLESFEEDLAMVKRTLDRVGSPVLLVGHSYGGATITASGVDDRVAGLVYIGAVAPDVGETVQDQLNKYPSDIFSHVEIVDGYAWMLPNGTEFFCGDLSEEEQKLVWATHFPPHADLFTQQNLQSTPWKSKPSWYILCLQDHTVHPDLQRWVSKRMGATVIEVESSHVPMLSKPDVVIEVIRKAAAAVQKNKAA, encoded by the coding sequence ATGTCTTTGCAACGCAAGCCAACCATCGTGTTCTGCCACGGTATTTGGGCCGACGGCTCGTGCTTTAGCAAGGTCATCCCCGCATTGCAGGCGGATGGCTATGAGGTGATCGCAGTTCAATACAGCCTGGAATCGTTTGAAGAGGACTTGGCCATGGTGAAGCGGACGCTCGACCGTGTTGGCAGCCCCGTCCTCCTCGTGGGCCACTCCTATGGCGGCGCTACCATCACGGCTTCAGGAGTCGATGATCGCGTGGCCGGCCTCGTCTACATCGGAGCGGTTGCGCCGGATGTCGGAGAGACGGTACAGGATCAACTCAACAAGTATCCGTCGGATATCTTTTCCCATGTAGAGATTGTGGACGGGTACGCATGGATGCTTCCCAACGGGACTGAGTTTTTCTGCGGAGATCTCTCCGAGGAAGAGCAGAAGCTCGTCTGGGCGACACATTTTCCGCCTCACGCCGACCTCTTCACGCAGCAGAATCTCCAGAGCACTCCGTGGAAGTCGAAGCCAAGCTGGTACATCTTGTGCCTGCAAGACCACACAGTCCATCCCGATCTCCAGCGGTGGGTTTCAAAACGTATGGGAGCGACTGTTATTGAGGTGGAAAGCAGCCATGTTCCCATGCTCTCTAAGCCCGATGTAGTCATCGAGGTGATCCGGAAGGCCGCAGCGGCGGTCCAAAAGAACAAGGCAGCGTAG
- a CDS encoding TetR/AcrR family transcriptional regulator, protein MRYEPEHKKRTRDRIVRNAARKLRAEGLGGPGVASVMKASGLTVGGFYKHFRGKDELLAEAVALGFAEIGETAHAVLKNVPREDWWKEVVRWYLSSEHCDHPATGCPVAALASEIGRAKVGFKERISGQVKRLTEQWAELMPGANATERERNFFAIYSAMVGALSVARLFTDPADREKVLASARDHLLRSF, encoded by the coding sequence ATGCGTTACGAACCGGAACACAAGAAGCGGACTCGAGATCGAATTGTACGGAATGCTGCCCGCAAACTGCGCGCCGAGGGGTTGGGCGGGCCTGGCGTCGCCAGCGTGATGAAGGCGTCTGGATTGACCGTGGGCGGCTTTTACAAGCACTTTCGGGGAAAGGACGAGCTTCTCGCCGAAGCGGTTGCGCTGGGATTCGCGGAGATTGGTGAGACGGCCCATGCCGTGCTGAAAAATGTGCCGCGTGAGGACTGGTGGAAAGAAGTTGTTCGATGGTACCTCTCGTCCGAGCATTGCGATCATCCCGCCACCGGTTGCCCGGTTGCAGCATTGGCGTCTGAGATAGGCCGAGCCAAAGTTGGTTTCAAGGAACGAATATCCGGCCAGGTAAAAAGACTCACTGAGCAGTGGGCAGAGCTGATGCCGGGAGCGAACGCGACAGAGCGCGAGCGAAACTTCTTCGCGATTTACAGCGCGATGGTGGGTGCGTTGTCCGTTGCCCGACTATTCACGGACCCTGCTGACCGGGAAAAAGTGCTGGCGAGCGCACGAGATCATCTTTTGCGAAGCTTTTGA
- a CDS encoding SDR family oxidoreductase, whose translation MKLTGRTILITGGSAGIDLAFALKFLELGNEVIVTGRRRAVLDQLKAEHPTLHAIQSDVADAAQIAALATRVKADFPRLDVLMNNAGIMLSQNLGVPASDLAGLMTEMEINVGGVIRMTSALIDILIANKGTVINVSSALAFVPLPSSPIYSATKAAVHSYTQSLRFQLEDKGVEVIDLMPPGVKTELTAELPAGDGVTLITTDELLKHSFASLRAGTAEIRPGQAQQLAFMRRLAPAFINRQLWKAAKKLVPIEVK comes from the coding sequence GTGAAACTTACCGGTCGCACGATTTTGATTACTGGTGGCTCTGCCGGCATTGACCTTGCGTTCGCGCTCAAGTTTTTAGAACTCGGAAACGAGGTCATCGTGACTGGTCGGCGCCGCGCGGTGCTCGACCAGTTGAAGGCGGAGCACCCCACGCTGCACGCGATCCAGAGCGATGTGGCTGACGCGGCGCAAATCGCCGCTCTGGCTACCCGCGTGAAGGCCGATTTCCCCAGGCTTGACGTGCTGATGAACAACGCGGGCATTATGCTCAGCCAGAACCTTGGAGTTCCGGCCTCTGACCTAGCGGGGTTGATGACCGAGATGGAGATCAACGTGGGCGGGGTGATTCGGATGACGTCCGCACTCATCGACATCCTCATAGCCAATAAGGGCACGGTTATCAACGTCTCCTCCGCGCTGGCGTTCGTGCCTTTGCCGTCGTCGCCGATTTACAGTGCGACGAAGGCGGCGGTCCACTCGTATACTCAGTCGCTCCGGTTCCAGTTGGAGGACAAGGGTGTCGAGGTGATTGATCTCATGCCGCCGGGAGTGAAGACTGAACTGACCGCTGAACTTCCCGCGGGGGACGGCGTTACGCTCATCACCACCGACGAGTTGCTCAAGCATTCCTTTGCAAGCTTGCGCGCGGGTACGGCGGAAATACGGCCAGGACAAGCCCAACAGCTCGCATTCATGCGCCGCCTCGCACCCGCTTTCATTAACAGACAGCTGTGGAAGGCCGCCAAAAAACTGGTACCCATCGAGGTGAAATAG
- a CDS encoding NADP-dependent oxidoreductase — protein MPNPKLQDDDVLVQVHAAGVNLLDSKIKNGEFKLVLPYRLPLILGHDVAGVVVEVGPRVQRFKPRDEVYSRPDDLRIGAFAELIAIKEDSLAIKPKALTMEEAASIPLVGLTAWQALVDKANLTKGQKVFIQAGSGGVGTFAIQLAKHLGATVATTTSAANFDLVKQLGADIAIDYRKDDFEKILRDYDVVLNSQDKPTLEKSLRVLRPGGKLISISGPPDPEFAKESGSNWIVRSVMRVLSYGIRKQAKRQRVSYSFLFMRANGDQLREISALVDSGIIRPVVDRVFPFESTGEALAYVEKGRVKGKVVVSLR, from the coding sequence ATGCCGAATCCGAAGCTGCAGGACGATGACGTATTGGTCCAGGTGCATGCCGCTGGCGTAAACCTGCTGGATTCGAAAATCAAAAATGGCGAGTTCAAGCTGGTTTTGCCCTATCGCTTACCGCTGATTCTTGGCCATGACGTGGCTGGCGTGGTGGTTGAAGTCGGCCCGCGAGTACAACGTTTCAAGCCTCGAGATGAGGTCTATTCGCGGCCAGATGACTTGCGTATCGGTGCATTCGCGGAATTGATTGCGATCAAGGAAGATTCGCTGGCAATCAAACCTAAAGCACTGACCATGGAAGAAGCTGCTTCCATCCCGCTGGTCGGGTTAACCGCATGGCAAGCGCTGGTCGACAAAGCGAATCTGACGAAGGGACAAAAGGTCTTCATCCAGGCGGGCTCCGGGGGCGTGGGAACATTTGCCATTCAGTTGGCGAAACATTTGGGCGCCACGGTGGCGACAACCACGAGCGCCGCCAATTTTGATTTGGTGAAACAACTCGGCGCAGATATTGCGATCGATTACAGGAAAGATGATTTCGAAAAGATATTGCGTGACTATGACGTGGTGTTGAACAGCCAGGACAAGCCGACGCTGGAAAAATCTCTACGAGTGCTCAGACCCGGTGGAAAGCTGATCTCGATCTCAGGTCCCCCCGATCCCGAGTTTGCGAAAGAAAGTGGATCGAATTGGATCGTGAGATCGGTGATGCGCGTTTTGAGCTATGGAATCAGGAAGCAGGCAAAGCGCCAGCGGGTCAGCTATTCATTTCTTTTCATGAGAGCAAACGGGGACCAGTTGCGCGAGATTTCCGCCCTCGTGGATTCCGGGATCATACGCCCGGTTGTGGACCGCGTCTTTCCATTTGAATCGACTGGGGAGGCTTTGGCTTACGTCGAAAAAGGACGCGTAAAAGGCAAAGTCGTCGTTTCGTTGAGGTGA
- a CDS encoding DUF1801 domain-containing protein translates to MTVKEQIKNYITSQPEPKRSDLQELHRLIPRVSPECKLSFSDGKDSDGRTVSNPTIGYGSHTIKYADGKTREFFQIGLSGNTTGISVYILGLKDKTYLAKTYGKTLGKASVTGYCIKFKTLKDINVDVLEAAIRHGFQASKAAVD, encoded by the coding sequence ATGACCGTGAAAGAACAGATCAAGAACTACATCACCAGCCAACCGGAACCAAAGCGTAGCGACCTGCAAGAGCTCCACCGGCTCATCCCGCGAGTGTCACCCGAGTGCAAACTGTCGTTTTCCGACGGTAAAGACAGCGATGGTCGAACTGTCAGCAACCCAACCATAGGTTATGGATCGCACACCATAAAATATGCCGACGGAAAAACCAGGGAGTTCTTTCAAATCGGCTTGAGCGGAAACACCACGGGAATCTCCGTCTACATCCTCGGTCTCAAAGATAAGACCTACCTTGCCAAAACCTACGGGAAGACACTAGGCAAGGCGAGCGTGACCGGATATTGCATCAAGTTCAAAACTCTGAAAGACATAAACGTTGATGTCCTCGAAGCAGCAATCCGACACGGATTTCAAGCCTCGAAGGCCGCAGTGGACTGA
- a CDS encoding ABC-F family ATP-binding cassette domain-containing protein, whose protein sequence is MISFSNINKQYGKQLLFVDASFQLNPGEKVGLVGPNGAGKTTLFRMVVGEEAPDEGAVSVPRKITIGYFRQDVEEMQGRSVLDEAIAGSGRVGNLHHELEALHQEMSDPDKTDEMDRILERFGHVQEEYEHLGGYALESQAREVLHGLGFKDDQIDGDVGALSGGWKMRVALARVLLGMPDVLLMDEPTNHLDIESIIWLEKFLKSFPGALLMTSHDREFMNRLVSKIAEIDGGEIITYSGNYDFYERERAIRETNQQAAFARQQSMLAKEQRFIDRFRTHAAKAAQVQSRIKALDKIEKIELPKKRQVVKFDFRVPPRSGEQVAVLENLHKSYGPRVIYEGFNLTIRRGERWAVMGRNGAGKTTLLKMIAGASAPDAGNVRLGASLYMGYFAQQSLDVLNPDLTVIEQLQQDFPQDGLGVLRNLAGAFQFSGDDVDKKIRALSGGEKSRLAIARMLYNPPNFLVLDEPTNHLDLATKEMLVDALKDFEGTMIFVSHDRTFLRGLGSRVLELGGENGTDRHPTVYPGSYVEYVQKLGHEAPGIYS, encoded by the coding sequence ATGATCTCTTTCTCAAACATTAATAAGCAGTACGGCAAGCAGTTGCTCTTTGTAGACGCTTCGTTCCAATTGAATCCCGGCGAAAAAGTCGGACTCGTTGGCCCCAATGGTGCAGGCAAAACAACGCTCTTCCGTATGGTGGTCGGCGAAGAAGCTCCCGACGAGGGCGCGGTCTCTGTCCCCAGGAAGATAACGATCGGCTACTTTCGCCAGGACGTGGAAGAAATGCAGGGCCGCTCGGTCCTGGATGAAGCGATCGCCGGCAGCGGCCGCGTCGGAAATCTGCACCACGAGCTCGAAGCCCTGCATCAGGAAATGTCCGACCCCGACAAGACGGATGAAATGGACCGCATCCTTGAGCGCTTCGGTCACGTTCAGGAGGAGTACGAGCACCTAGGCGGTTACGCGCTCGAGTCGCAGGCCCGCGAGGTGCTCCACGGACTGGGATTCAAAGATGACCAGATTGACGGCGACGTGGGAGCGCTCTCCGGCGGATGGAAGATGCGGGTTGCGCTGGCACGGGTCCTGCTCGGCATGCCGGATGTCTTGCTGATGGACGAACCGACGAACCACCTCGACATCGAATCCATCATCTGGCTGGAGAAATTCCTGAAATCGTTTCCCGGCGCGCTGCTCATGACCTCGCACGACCGCGAGTTCATGAACCGCCTGGTCTCAAAAATCGCGGAGATCGATGGCGGCGAGATCATCACCTACTCCGGCAACTACGATTTCTACGAGCGCGAGCGGGCCATCCGCGAAACCAACCAGCAGGCCGCGTTCGCGCGCCAGCAGTCCATGCTGGCTAAGGAGCAGCGCTTCATCGACCGTTTCAGGACGCACGCGGCCAAAGCAGCGCAGGTGCAGAGCCGCATCAAGGCCTTGGACAAAATCGAAAAGATTGAATTGCCGAAGAAGCGCCAGGTAGTGAAGTTCGATTTTCGTGTCCCCCCGCGTTCTGGCGAACAGGTGGCCGTCCTTGAAAATCTGCACAAGAGTTACGGGCCGCGCGTGATTTATGAAGGATTCAACCTCACCATCCGTCGCGGAGAACGCTGGGCGGTGATGGGAAGAAACGGCGCGGGCAAGACCACGCTGCTCAAGATGATTGCCGGGGCCAGTGCTCCCGATGCCGGAAACGTGCGCCTCGGCGCCAGCCTGTACATGGGCTACTTCGCGCAACAATCTCTCGACGTGCTCAATCCCGATCTCACCGTCATCGAACAGCTACAACAAGATTTTCCCCAGGACGGTCTCGGAGTGCTGCGCAACCTGGCCGGCGCATTCCAGTTCTCGGGCGACGATGTAGATAAGAAAATCCGCGCCCTGTCCGGCGGAGAAAAGTCGCGGCTGGCAATCGCCCGCATGCTCTATAACCCGCCCAACTTCCTGGTGCTCGACGAACCAACGAACCATCTTGATCTTGCGACCAAGGAGATGCTGGTAGACGCCCTGAAAGATTTCGAAGGCACCATGATCTTCGTATCGCACGACCGCACGTTCCTGCGCGGTCTCGGCTCACGTGTGCTGGAACTGGGCGGTGAGAACGGCACCGACCGCCATCCCACCGTGTATCCAGGCTCCTACGTCGAGTACGTGCAGAAGCTTGGACATGAGGCGCCGGGGATCTATTCGTAG
- a CDS encoding YceI family protein, translating into MTTAAETKSAVTTWNIDPQHALAEFKVKHMMIANVRGQFSGVTGSLTLDETDITKSKIEATIDATTIDTREPQRDAHLKSADFLDVEKFPTLSFKSTKVTAAGDDELEVEGDLTIHGVTKNVTFKVEGPTAAHKDPWGNTRRGIVATTKISRKDYGLHWNQALETGGILVGEQVTITLEVEFIKAA; encoded by the coding sequence ATGACAACCGCTGCTGAAACGAAATCCGCTGTAACCACCTGGAACATTGACCCCCAGCATGCACTGGCTGAGTTCAAAGTGAAGCACATGATGATCGCGAATGTGCGCGGGCAGTTTTCCGGCGTGACTGGTTCGCTGACGCTCGACGAGACGGACATCACGAAGTCGAAGATCGAAGCGACGATTGACGCGACCACGATTGATACCCGCGAGCCCCAGCGCGACGCGCATTTGAAGAGCGCTGACTTCCTCGACGTGGAGAAGTTCCCCACCCTGTCGTTTAAGTCGACCAAAGTAACGGCGGCTGGTGATGACGAGTTGGAGGTGGAAGGCGACCTGACAATCCACGGCGTGACGAAGAACGTGACCTTCAAGGTTGAAGGCCCGACTGCCGCGCACAAAGACCCGTGGGGGAACACTCGCCGCGGGATCGTGGCGACGACCAAGATCAGCCGTAAGGATTACGGCCTGCACTGGAATCAGGCGCTCGAGACCGGAGGAATCCTGGTAGGCGAGCAAGTGACGATCACGCTGGAAGTGGAGTTCATCAAGGCTGCGTAA
- a CDS encoding pirin family protein translates to MSLRPVKQILQTKPTLEGAGVKLQRAFGFGKTKDFDPFLLLDDFRNEHPEDYLAGFPWHPHRGIETITYVLAGSVEHGDSLGNKGKMGAGDVQWMTAGSGILHQEMPKGDNDGRMHGFQLWANLPASLKMTDPRYQDIPSSAIPEVTDDDGTKARIICGEFWGQRGPVEGVAADPAYVDISVSPNQKKRIKVDVTRNAFAYVFAGAGTFRDASEPQAVLTEHTARPEDAPTYDATNHSLVLFDRGDELVVQAGPEGIRFLLVSGKPLEEPVAWYGPIVMNTQAELRTAMDELQTGKFIKHR, encoded by the coding sequence ATGTCGCTGCGACCGGTAAAACAGATACTACAGACCAAACCGACACTCGAGGGCGCGGGAGTGAAGCTCCAGCGCGCCTTCGGCTTCGGCAAGACAAAGGACTTCGACCCGTTCCTGCTGCTCGACGATTTTCGCAATGAGCATCCGGAAGACTATCTCGCGGGATTTCCGTGGCATCCGCACCGCGGGATCGAGACGATTACCTACGTGCTCGCAGGCAGCGTGGAACACGGGGACAGCCTGGGCAACAAGGGCAAGATGGGCGCAGGTGATGTGCAATGGATGACCGCAGGCAGCGGCATCCTGCATCAGGAGATGCCCAAGGGCGACAACGACGGCCGGATGCACGGCTTCCAATTGTGGGCGAACCTGCCTGCATCGTTGAAGATGACGGACCCCCGCTACCAGGACATTCCGTCGAGCGCGATTCCCGAAGTCACGGACGACGACGGCACCAAGGCGCGCATTATCTGCGGCGAGTTCTGGGGCCAGCGCGGACCGGTGGAAGGCGTGGCCGCCGATCCGGCGTACGTGGACATCTCGGTATCGCCGAATCAGAAGAAGCGCATCAAGGTGGACGTCACGCGCAATGCATTTGCGTATGTCTTCGCGGGAGCAGGAACCTTCCGCGATGCGTCGGAGCCGCAGGCCGTGCTGACCGAACACACCGCGCGTCCGGAAGACGCGCCGACCTACGACGCGACCAACCACTCGTTAGTGCTGTTCGATCGCGGCGATGAGTTGGTGGTGCAGGCGGGGCCGGAAGGGATTCGCTTCCTGCTCGTCTCGGGCAAACCGCTCGAAGAACCCGTCGCGTGGTATGGGCCGATCGTGATGAACACGCAAGCCGAGCTGCGAACGGCGATGGATGAGTTGCAGACCGGGAAGTTCATTAAACATCGGTAG
- a CDS encoding DUF4097 family beta strand repeat-containing protein, with translation MNRRSVLFLIALIVTSVSTLRADDWRHTWNIGDKPEFEFHSNDAGIDITAMPGKTMDAYVETKGYRINDDDVRITQRQEGDRVMLEVHVAPHHFMIGAYMLKVNVTLPENTLLRVNTSDGHIRVNGIKAESRLQSGDGSVEVSRFDGALWAHTGDGHIKADGRFDQLDLSTGDGHIDLDIDSGSKLTNSWEIHTHDGSVHARIPSELKADLDVDTGDGRIDSDIPVTIQGSLSRSRLRGTMNGGGPLFRVHTGDGSIHLSRR, from the coding sequence ATGAACCGCAGATCTGTACTCTTCCTTATCGCGCTGATTGTCACCAGCGTCTCGACCTTGCGCGCCGACGACTGGCGCCACACCTGGAACATTGGCGACAAGCCCGAGTTCGAGTTCCATAGCAATGACGCCGGCATCGACATCACCGCGATGCCCGGCAAAACCATGGATGCCTACGTCGAGACCAAGGGCTATCGCATCAACGACGACGACGTGCGCATCACCCAGCGCCAGGAAGGCGACCGCGTCATGCTCGAAGTGCACGTCGCGCCGCACCACTTTATGATCGGCGCCTACATGCTGAAGGTGAACGTCACGCTGCCGGAGAACACTCTGCTGCGCGTGAATACCTCCGACGGCCACATCCGCGTGAACGGCATCAAAGCGGAATCGCGTTTGCAGAGCGGCGACGGCTCAGTCGAGGTTTCGCGCTTTGACGGCGCCCTGTGGGCGCATACCGGGGACGGACACATCAAGGCCGATGGGCGGTTTGATCAGCTCGATCTCTCCACCGGCGATGGCCATATTGACCTCGACATTGACAGCGGATCAAAGCTCACAAACTCGTGGGAGATCCATACCCACGATGGCAGTGTGCACGCAAGAATTCCGTCGGAGCTTAAGGCCGACCTCGACGTGGATACCGGAGATGGCCGCATCGATTCCGACATTCCGGTCACGATCCAGGGCAGCCTGAGCCGCAGCCGCCTGCGTGGCACCATGAATGGTGGCGGCCCGCTGTTCCGCGTTCACACCGGCGACGGCAGCATTCACCTGTCGCGGCGATAG
- a CDS encoding D-alanine--D-alanine ligase, producing the protein MAKKIRVGVLFGGRSGEHDVSLLSAASVINAVDKKKFEVVPIGITKEGKWLTASHAESLLNGKKAEQQLRAGDPEATPGAAVLAKGEAVLVPPVPQSDRSAIVPFETDAAGHSASSIDVDVIFPVLHGTFGEDGTIQGLFELANIPYVGAGVLGSAAGMDKDIMKALFKNAGLPIVKHMTVLRSQWQREPKKVKKLVESKLKYPVFVKPANLGSSVGISKAHDSKELGPALDEAAKFDRKLVIEQGVGGKKKKAREIECSVLGNDEPKASVPGEIVPIKEFYDYAAKYLDEGSALEIPAKLPKSTQKQVQELAIRAFQAVDGSGLGRVDFLIDPKSNKLYVNEINTMPGFTSISMYPKLWEASGLKYTDLITRLIELALERHADKQKNQYTKD; encoded by the coding sequence TTGGCAAAGAAGATCCGGGTGGGCGTGTTGTTTGGTGGACGCAGCGGCGAGCACGACGTCTCGCTGCTGTCGGCGGCGTCGGTGATCAACGCAGTCGATAAGAAGAAGTTCGAGGTCGTTCCGATCGGCATCACCAAAGAAGGTAAGTGGCTCACGGCCTCGCATGCTGAGTCGTTGCTGAATGGCAAGAAAGCCGAGCAGCAACTGCGCGCGGGTGATCCCGAGGCGACGCCCGGTGCCGCGGTGCTCGCGAAGGGCGAAGCTGTGCTGGTCCCTCCGGTTCCGCAGTCAGACCGCTCGGCGATCGTTCCGTTTGAGACCGATGCGGCAGGCCATTCCGCTTCGTCTATCGATGTTGACGTCATCTTCCCCGTGCTCCACGGCACCTTCGGCGAAGACGGCACCATCCAGGGACTCTTCGAACTGGCGAACATACCCTACGTCGGCGCAGGCGTACTTGGCTCGGCGGCCGGCATGGACAAAGACATCATGAAGGCGCTCTTCAAGAACGCTGGCCTTCCGATCGTGAAGCACATGACCGTGCTGCGCAGCCAGTGGCAACGCGAGCCAAAGAAAGTGAAGAAGCTGGTCGAGTCGAAACTGAAGTATCCGGTGTTCGTAAAGCCGGCAAACCTCGGCTCGTCGGTCGGCATTTCCAAGGCGCATGACTCGAAAGAGTTAGGGCCGGCGCTCGATGAGGCCGCGAAATTCGACCGCAAGCTCGTCATCGAACAAGGCGTAGGCGGCAAGAAAAAGAAAGCGCGTGAGATCGAGTGTTCCGTCCTCGGCAACGACGAGCCGAAGGCATCCGTCCCTGGCGAAATCGTGCCGATCAAAGAATTTTACGATTATGCCGCCAAGTATCTGGATGAAGGCTCGGCGCTCGAAATCCCTGCGAAGCTTCCCAAATCCACACAGAAACAGGTGCAGGAACTCGCAATCCGCGCCTTTCAGGCGGTGGATGGCAGCGGCCTGGGACGAGTGGATTTCCTCATCGATCCCAAGAGCAACAAACTTTATGTCAACGAGATCAATACGATGCCGGGGTTCACTTCGATCAGCATGTATCCCAAGTTGTGGGAAGCCTCGGGCCTGAAATATACGGACCTGATTACGCGCTTGATTGAGTTGGCGCTGGAGCGCCACGCCGACAAACAAAAAAATCAGTACACCAAGGACTGA
- a CDS encoding aspartate/glutamate racemase family protein, with protein sequence MKVIGLIGGMSWESTAHYYELLNQGAKQRLGGRHSAKVLLYSIDFDELATFQHANRWDEANALVVDAAKRLERGGADCVLICANTMHTAAPEVEAAVKIPLLHLCDVTAEAILRTVKKEVGLLGTAFTMEMPFYKDRLTQKFGLEVLVPNDVDRAETHRIIFDELVHGRVLPESKQKYREIIGRLIADGSEAIILGCTELMMIIGPEDSAVPLFDTTTLHCEAALDFALK encoded by the coding sequence ATGAAAGTTATCGGTCTGATTGGCGGCATGAGTTGGGAGAGCACCGCGCATTACTACGAGCTGCTGAACCAGGGAGCGAAGCAGCGCCTCGGCGGGAGACACTCCGCAAAAGTGCTGCTCTACTCCATTGACTTCGACGAGTTGGCGACGTTCCAGCACGCCAACCGCTGGGACGAAGCTAACGCGCTGGTTGTCGATGCCGCGAAACGCCTGGAGCGCGGTGGCGCCGATTGCGTGCTGATCTGTGCGAATACGATGCATACCGCGGCGCCGGAAGTGGAGGCGGCGGTGAAGATCCCGCTGCTCCACCTCTGCGATGTGACTGCCGAAGCCATCCTCCGCACGGTCAAGAAGGAGGTCGGCCTGCTGGGAACGGCATTCACCATGGAGATGCCGTTCTACAAAGATCGACTGACGCAGAAGTTCGGGCTAGAAGTGCTTGTGCCCAACGATGTAGATCGGGCCGAAACCCACCGCATCATCTTCGACGAGCTCGTACATGGCCGCGTATTGCCGGAGTCGAAGCAGAAATATCGGGAGATCATTGGGCGGTTGATCGCAGACGGTTCTGAGGCCATCATCCTCGGCTGCACGGAGCTGATGATGATCATCGGCCCGGAAGACTCAGCGGTGCCTCTGTTCGATACCACCACCCTGCATTGCGAAGCTGCCTTGGATTTCGCCCTTAAATAA